A genomic stretch from Flavobacterium sp. KS-LB2 includes:
- a CDS encoding bestrophin family protein, translating into MVSYNTKDWFTFIFRFHKADTFRTLMPIMLAIGVYSGIIGYLEVEYWKLADNSYVKNITIMHGMLGFVISLLLVFRTNTAYDRWWEGRKMWGALVNNSRNFALKLAVILKDEKDRKYFRKMIPSYASILHKHLNDDDTSKQLFEDVDLEIDYHKHKPNQVAKMLFQKINDLYDSKKITGDQLIILNEEVKSFTDICGACERIKNTPIPYSYSAFLKKFIFFYVMTLPFGYSFSLGYYVVPVVVFIFYVLASLELIAEEIEDPFGSDENDLPTHKIAQNIKKHVEELI; encoded by the coding sequence ATGGTTTCATATAATACAAAAGACTGGTTTACTTTTATTTTTCGTTTTCACAAAGCGGACACTTTTAGAACGTTAATGCCAATAATGCTCGCTATTGGTGTTTATTCTGGAATTATCGGTTATTTAGAAGTTGAATATTGGAAATTAGCGGACAACAGTTATGTAAAGAATATTACAATCATGCACGGAATGCTTGGTTTCGTGATTTCATTATTGCTAGTTTTCAGAACCAATACTGCCTATGATCGCTGGTGGGAAGGCCGTAAAATGTGGGGTGCATTAGTCAACAACAGCCGTAATTTTGCGCTTAAATTAGCTGTTATTTTAAAAGATGAAAAAGATCGCAAATACTTTCGAAAAATGATTCCTAGCTATGCGTCTATTTTGCATAAACATTTGAATGATGATGATACCAGCAAACAATTATTTGAAGATGTCGATTTAGAAATTGATTATCACAAACACAAGCCCAATCAAGTCGCAAAAATGTTATTTCAGAAAATTAATGATTTATATGATTCCAAAAAAATAACAGGTGATCAACTCATTATTTTAAATGAAGAAGTCAAATCATTTACTGACATTTGCGGTGCTTGTGAACGAATCAAAAACACTCCTATTCCCTACTCCTACAGTGCTTTTCTTAAAAAATTCATCTTTTTTTATGTGATGACTTTGCCTTTTGGATATTCTTTTAGTTTAGGCTATTATGTAGTTCCGGTTGTCGTATTTATTTTTTATGTTTTGGCGAGTTTAGAATTAATTGCTGAAGAAATTGAAGATCCTTTTGGGAGCGATGAAAATGATTTACCAACACATAAAATTGCTCAGAATATTAAAAAACATGTAGAAGAATTAATTTAA
- a CDS encoding AraC family transcriptional regulator, translating to MNSNRAFINPPHLSNEKSLKTLVENRTVYSLNHCELNLFETYESSTLVPLKFNDFVVTSMLRGKKIMHLFDDPSFVYLPGETVVIPSNVEMKIDFPEASKNNPTQCLALAIDQTKITDTLAFLNERYPKEAKDQFWQLNYQNYFFYNNIELATTINKLIKECMSTSITKDVLADLSLQELLIRIIQTQTAKSIEDGLFIDPKNPITEVVEFIRLNLKENFNMKHLSEKACMSSTSFYRFFKKELGMSPIEFVIGEKIRCAKQLLKNPSIQINEVCYLSGFEDCNYFIRLFKKHEGITPKQYQLLYVN from the coding sequence ATGAATAGTAACCGCGCTTTTATAAATCCACCTCATTTATCAAACGAAAAATCTTTAAAAACATTAGTAGAAAATAGGACCGTTTACTCTTTAAACCATTGTGAACTGAATCTTTTTGAAACCTACGAATCCTCTACATTAGTTCCTTTGAAATTTAATGATTTTGTGGTGACCAGCATGTTGCGAGGTAAAAAAATAATGCATCTTTTTGATGACCCAAGTTTTGTCTATTTACCAGGTGAAACCGTCGTAATTCCCTCGAATGTAGAGATGAAAATCGATTTTCCGGAGGCTTCTAAAAATAATCCGACGCAGTGTTTGGCTTTGGCGATAGACCAAACTAAAATTACAGATACCTTAGCGTTTTTAAACGAACGTTACCCAAAAGAAGCAAAAGACCAATTCTGGCAATTGAACTACCAAAATTATTTTTTTTATAATAATATAGAATTAGCAACAACAATAAATAAATTAATCAAAGAATGCATGAGTACTTCCATAACTAAAGATGTTTTGGCCGATTTGTCTTTGCAAGAATTATTGATTCGCATTATACAGACACAAACTGCTAAATCAATTGAAGATGGACTATTTATTGATCCCAAGAACCCTATTACTGAAGTTGTAGAATTCATTCGGTTGAATTTAAAAGAAAACTTTAACATGAAACATTTGAGTGAAAAAGCATGTATGAGTTCTACTTCTTTCTATCGTTTTTTCAAAAAAGAACTAGGAATGAGCCCTATTGAATTTGTAATTGGAGAAAAAATAAGATGCGCTAAACAATTGCTAAAAAATCCTTCGATACAAATCAATGAAGTATGTTACTTATCTGGATTTGAAGATTGTAATTACTTTATTCGATTGTTTAAAAAACATGAAGGAATTACTCCAAAACAATATCAATTATTATACGTAAACTAG
- a CDS encoding DUF779 domain-containing protein, translated as MIKRIDATEKAIELIKVLKEKHGDLMFYQAGGCCEGTQPQCFEKGGFYQRMGDVRIGTIEDTEFWVDKDLFEYWKHAHFTLDVIDAFGVGGFSLETPLKKTFRIEYRIFTPEEELSLEPVIFIE; from the coding sequence ATGATAAAAAGAATTGATGCCACAGAAAAAGCAATAGAATTAATTAAGGTTCTAAAAGAAAAACACGGAGATTTGATGTTTTATCAAGCAGGAGGATGTTGCGAGGGAACGCAACCACAATGTTTTGAAAAAGGCGGATTTTATCAGCGAATGGGTGATGTACGTATTGGTACAATTGAAGATACTGAATTTTGGGTAGACAAGGATTTATTCGAATATTGGAAACATGCACATTTTACTTTGGATGTAATTGATGCTTTTGGGGTAGGAGGATTTTCCTTAGAAACACCTTTGAAAAAAACATTCCGAATTGAATATAGAATCTTTACTCCGGAGGAAGAATTATCACTAGAACCAGTTATTTTTATTGAATAA
- a CDS encoding aldehyde dehydrogenase family protein has translation MDNVVKRPDFKATYDNYIGGKFVAPIGGQYFDVVSPVDGKVFTRAAHSTKVDLDLAVDTAYEAFQTWGKTSVTERSNLLNKIAQVMEDNLEYLATVETIDNGKAIRETLAADMPLAIDHFRYFAGVIRAEESSIAELDSQTVSIALSEPLGVIAQIIPWNFPILMAVWKLAPALAAGNTVVLKPAESTPISIMVLMELIGDILPPGVINIVNGFGAELGRALVTNKKVSKAAFTGSTTTGRLVMQYATENIIPVTLELGGKSPNIFMKSVGDADDDFFDKAVEGAVMFALNQGEICTCPSRLLVHEDIYEKFIARVIERTAAIKLGNPLDKTTMMGAQASLVQKEKILTYIKLGKEEGAEVLIGGEENHLEGNLAGGYYIKPTLFKGHNKMRIFQEEIFGPVLAVTTFKTTEEAIAIANDTMYGLGAGLWTRDAHEIYQVPRAIQAGRVWINQYHSYPAGAPFGGYKQSGIGRENHKMMLGHYRQTKNMLISYDKKKLGFF, from the coding sequence ATGGATAACGTAGTAAAAAGACCTGATTTTAAGGCAACATATGATAATTATATTGGTGGAAAATTTGTTGCTCCAATAGGTGGGCAGTATTTTGACGTGGTTTCTCCGGTTGACGGGAAGGTATTTACAAGAGCAGCGCATTCCACTAAAGTAGATTTAGATTTAGCTGTTGATACTGCGTATGAAGCTTTCCAGACATGGGGAAAAACATCTGTTACTGAACGAAGTAATTTATTGAATAAAATTGCTCAGGTTATGGAAGATAATTTAGAATATCTTGCCACGGTAGAAACAATTGACAATGGAAAAGCCATTCGGGAGACATTAGCTGCTGATATGCCTTTGGCAATAGATCATTTTAGATATTTCGCTGGAGTAATTCGTGCTGAAGAAAGTTCCATCGCCGAATTGGATTCGCAAACAGTTTCAATCGCTTTAAGCGAACCTTTGGGTGTTATTGCTCAAATTATCCCTTGGAATTTCCCTATTTTAATGGCTGTTTGGAAACTAGCGCCAGCATTAGCAGCAGGAAATACAGTAGTTTTGAAACCTGCAGAAAGTACACCAATTTCAATTATGGTTTTGATGGAATTGATTGGTGATATCTTGCCTCCTGGAGTTATAAATATTGTTAATGGTTTTGGTGCTGAACTTGGAAGAGCTTTGGTTACTAATAAAAAAGTATCAAAAGCAGCTTTTACAGGTTCTACAACAACGGGTCGTTTAGTGATGCAATATGCCACCGAAAATATTATTCCGGTAACTTTAGAACTTGGAGGAAAATCTCCAAATATTTTTATGAAATCTGTAGGTGATGCTGATGATGATTTCTTTGATAAAGCGGTTGAAGGTGCGGTAATGTTTGCTTTAAATCAAGGAGAAATTTGTACATGTCCGTCGAGATTATTGGTTCACGAAGATATTTATGAAAAATTTATTGCTCGAGTAATTGAAAGAACTGCAGCAATCAAATTAGGAAATCCATTGGACAAAACTACCATGATGGGAGCACAGGCTTCTCTGGTTCAAAAAGAGAAAATCCTGACTTACATAAAATTAGGAAAAGAAGAAGGCGCAGAAGTTTTAATTGGAGGTGAAGAAAATCATTTGGAAGGGAATTTAGCTGGTGGTTATTATATTAAACCAACACTTTTCAAAGGACATAACAAAATGCGTATTTTTCAAGAAGAAATTTTTGGACCAGTTTTGGCTGTTACTACTTTTAAAACAACTGAAGAAGCGATTGCGATTGCAAATGATACGATGTATGGTTTAGGAGCTGGACTTTGGACACGCGATGCACACGAGATTTATCAGGTTCCGAGAGCGATTCAAGCGGGTCGTGTTTGGATTAATCAGTACCATTCTTATCCTGCAGGAGCTCCTTTTGGTGGATACAAACAGTCTGGAATTGGTCGTGAAAACCATAAAATGATGCTTGGGCACTATCGTCAGACAAAAAACATGCTGATTTCTTATGATAAAAAGAAATTGGGTTTCTTTTAG
- the pheT gene encoding phenylalanine--tRNA ligase subunit beta yields MKISYNWLKQFIKIDWKSEETAALLTDLGLEVEIVDKYQSVKGGLEGIVVGHVLTCIQHPDADRLKITTVDLGNGIPVQIVCGASNVAAGQKVPVATIGTTLYDKEGTAFSIKKGKIRGQESHGMICAEDELGLGENHDGIMILDEALLPGTPAATVFKIENDEVFEIGLTPNRADAMSHLGTARDLRAGMLQSGVNVELITPSVSNFRVDKRTLKIDIDVKEPKLAPRYCGVTISGIEVKPSPAWLQNRLKAIGLNPKNNIVDVTNYVLHELGQPLHAFDASKINGKIVVQTLPSGTKFTTLDDIERTLHEEDLMICDEKGPLCIAGVFGGKKSGVSESTNSIFLESAYFNPVSIRKTAKRHQLNTDASFRFERGIDPTITEYALKRAALLIQEVAGGEITSDLINMYPKKIEDFSVFLNFSKVAKIIGEELPKDTIKKILVSLDIKVNSVSDAGLGLTIPSYRVDVQREIDVIEEILRVYGYNNINFSKKLNATVSNAPRNEDYKIQNLIATQLNSQGFNEMMANSLTTASYVELSEVLNPANNVTMLNPLSADLATMRQSLLFSGLEVISYNINRKNSDLKLFEFGKSYHNYLAGYEEKKHLTLFLSGNRNQENWTSTQKPSDFFLFKGYVNGILSRLGIQKTQNVPVTSDVFSEGIAISVGTEIVVELGVVKKSVLKHFGIKQEVLFADFNWALILKLISTKIKYTEIPKYPEVRRDLALLIDQNVTYDSIYNIARQSEKALLKDINLFDVYEGTNLPEGKKSYALSFTIQDNSKTLTDVQIDKIMSKLQNNFETELGASLR; encoded by the coding sequence ATGAAAATATCTTACAACTGGTTAAAACAATTCATTAAAATAGACTGGAAATCCGAAGAAACTGCAGCACTACTAACTGATTTAGGTCTAGAAGTAGAAATTGTTGACAAATACCAATCGGTAAAAGGCGGATTAGAAGGCATTGTTGTAGGACATGTTCTTACTTGCATCCAACACCCGGACGCTGATAGACTAAAAATAACTACTGTAGATTTAGGAAATGGTATTCCTGTACAAATTGTTTGCGGTGCGAGTAATGTTGCTGCAGGACAGAAAGTACCTGTTGCTACAATTGGCACTACATTATACGATAAGGAAGGAACTGCTTTTTCAATCAAAAAAGGAAAAATTCGCGGACAGGAAAGTCACGGAATGATTTGTGCCGAAGATGAATTAGGTCTTGGGGAAAACCATGACGGGATTATGATCCTTGATGAAGCATTACTTCCAGGAACTCCTGCTGCAACAGTTTTCAAAATTGAAAATGACGAAGTTTTCGAGATAGGATTAACACCTAATCGTGCTGATGCTATGAGTCATTTAGGAACAGCGCGAGATTTAAGAGCAGGAATGCTCCAAAGTGGAGTTAACGTTGAATTAATTACACCTTCAGTGAGCAATTTCAGAGTAGATAAGAGAACTTTGAAAATTGATATTGATGTAAAAGAGCCTAAACTTGCTCCCAGATATTGTGGTGTAACTATTTCTGGTATTGAAGTAAAACCTTCTCCTGCTTGGTTACAAAACAGATTAAAAGCGATTGGATTAAATCCAAAAAACAATATTGTAGATGTCACTAATTACGTTTTACATGAATTGGGTCAACCGCTACATGCCTTTGATGCTTCAAAGATTAACGGTAAAATAGTAGTTCAAACGCTTCCTTCAGGAACAAAATTTACTACTCTTGATGACATTGAAAGAACATTACACGAAGAAGACTTAATGATATGTGACGAAAAAGGACCTTTATGTATTGCAGGAGTTTTTGGTGGAAAAAAATCAGGAGTTTCTGAAAGTACGAATTCTATATTTTTAGAAAGTGCCTATTTCAATCCTGTTAGCATTCGTAAAACTGCTAAAAGACATCAATTAAATACAGATGCTTCTTTCCGTTTTGAAAGAGGAATTGACCCAACAATTACAGAGTACGCGCTAAAGCGTGCTGCTTTATTGATACAAGAAGTAGCCGGTGGTGAAATAACTTCGGATTTAATTAATATGTATCCAAAGAAAATTGAAGACTTTTCTGTATTTTTAAACTTCAGTAAAGTAGCTAAAATTATTGGAGAGGAATTACCAAAAGATACTATTAAGAAAATATTGGTTTCATTAGACATCAAAGTAAACAGTGTTTCAGATGCTGGATTGGGATTAACTATTCCTTCTTACCGCGTTGATGTTCAAAGAGAAATAGATGTTATAGAGGAAATATTGAGAGTTTACGGATACAACAATATTAATTTTTCTAAAAAATTAAATGCTACCGTTTCTAATGCTCCAAGAAATGAAGACTACAAAATACAAAATTTGATTGCCACACAGTTAAATTCTCAAGGGTTTAATGAAATGATGGCAAATTCATTGACAACTGCGTCTTATGTTGAACTTTCAGAGGTATTGAATCCAGCAAACAACGTAACAATGTTAAATCCGCTAAGTGCTGATTTAGCTACCATGCGTCAATCTTTGTTGTTTTCTGGACTGGAAGTAATCTCATATAATATCAATCGAAAAAATTCCGATTTGAAATTATTCGAATTTGGAAAATCGTACCATAACTATCTTGCTGGATACGAAGAAAAAAAACATCTTACTTTATTTCTTTCTGGAAACAGAAATCAAGAAAACTGGACCAGCACTCAAAAACCATCTGATTTCTTTTTATTCAAAGGATATGTGAATGGAATCCTTTCCAGATTAGGCATTCAAAAAACACAAAATGTACCTGTAACTTCAGATGTTTTTTCTGAAGGAATTGCTATTAGTGTAGGAACAGAGATTGTGGTGGAATTAGGAGTTGTTAAAAAATCAGTGTTAAAACATTTTGGAATCAAACAAGAAGTACTTTTCGCCGATTTTAATTGGGCGTTAATTCTGAAATTGATTTCAACCAAGATAAAATACACCGAGATTCCTAAATATCCTGAAGTTCGTAGAGATTTAGCGTTGCTAATTGATCAAAACGTAACCTATGACAGTATTTATAACATTGCACGTCAATCAGAGAAAGCACTCTTGAAAGACATTAATTTATTTGATGTTTATGAAGGAACAAATCTTCCAGAAGGGAAAAAATCATATGCGTTAAGTTTTACAATTCAAGATAATTCTAAAACACTAACCGATGTTCAAATTGATAAAATTATGAGCAAATTGCAAAATAATTTCGAAACGGAACTTGGTGCCAGCTTACGATAA
- a CDS encoding fasciclin domain-containing protein, which produces MKTRKLLSVAFMALVFGATSFAQKTVMVGGAAMYPSKNIVENAVNSKEHTTLVAAVTAAGLVETLQSKGPFTVFAPTNAAFDKLPAGTVTTLLKPENLKTLQTILTYHVVAGKMNASDIAKAIKMGNGKATMKTVSGGTLTAWMQGKDLYITDENMNKAKVTIADVNQSNGVIHVIDAVVLPKQ; this is translated from the coding sequence ATGAAAACTAGAAAATTATTATCAGTTGCTTTTATGGCATTAGTATTTGGAGCAACTTCTTTTGCACAAAAAACAGTAATGGTAGGTGGAGCAGCCATGTATCCTTCAAAAAACATTGTTGAGAACGCAGTAAATTCAAAAGAACATACCACTTTAGTAGCAGCAGTAACAGCAGCAGGTTTAGTTGAAACATTACAAAGTAAAGGACCATTCACCGTTTTTGCCCCAACAAATGCCGCGTTTGATAAATTACCAGCTGGAACAGTAACTACATTGTTAAAACCAGAAAACTTAAAAACATTACAAACAATTCTTACCTATCATGTTGTAGCAGGAAAAATGAACGCTTCGGATATAGCAAAAGCTATTAAAATGGGTAATGGAAAAGCGACTATGAAAACAGTAAGTGGTGGAACTTTGACAGCTTGGATGCAAGGAAAAGATCTATACATTACAGATGAGAATATGAATAAAGCTAAAGTGACTATTGCAGATGTAAATCAATCAAACGGTGTTATTCACGTGATTGATGCTGTAGTATTACCTAAACAATAA